In Oncorhynchus tshawytscha isolate Ot180627B linkage group LG06, Otsh_v2.0, whole genome shotgun sequence, the following are encoded in one genomic region:
- the LOC112252791 gene encoding cytochrome c oxidase subunit 5B, mitochondrial, whose protein sequence is MAGRFLLRTCTTLQLARNNVVARSLPRTMTTLKGIPTDEEQATGLERRALQALKKGKDPWSILKPKEYAGTKEDPHIVPGISDKRLVGCLCEEDNTAIVWFWLHEGKPQRCPECGSHYQFVRHELPH, encoded by the exons ATGGCAGGCAGGTTTTTACTCCGTACCTGTACAACCTTGCAATTGGCAAGAAACAATGTTGTGGCAAGATCACTGCCACGCACTATGACCACATTAAAAG GGATTCCAACCGATGAGGAACAGGCCACTGGACTCGAGCGACGTGCCTTGCAGGCACTGAAGAAAGGAAAG gaTCCTTGGAGCATTCTGAAACCCAAGGAGTATGCTGGAACCAAAGAAGACCCTCACATTGTCCCAGGCATTAGTGACAAACGGCTGGTAGGCTGTCTGT GTGAAGAGGACAACACTGCCATTGTATGGTTTTGGCTCCACGAGGGGAAGCCCCAGCGCTGTCCCGAATGTGGGTCCCACTACCAGTTTGTCCGTCATGAGCTGCCCCACTGA
- the dnajc12 gene encoding dnaJ homolog subfamily C member 12 isoform X1 — protein sequence MDDILNCKPEDLDDYYGLLGCDELSSTEQIANEYRVRALACHPDKHPDNPRAVEEFQKLQEAKEVLCNEKSRRNYDVWKRSGITIPFHGWLALGDSVKTSMHWAVRTKKEPMLESSKATFPNSSQDRDCTDHESPEMPSPDAVPSSSDYCHRHFRWASDSPSSLLRKFRNYEI from the exons ATGGATGATATTTTAAATTGCAAACCAGAGGACTTGGACGATTATTACGGGTTACTCGGATGCGATGAGTTATCTTCG ACAGAACAGATTGCCAATGAATACAGAGTAAGGGCCTTGGCATGCCATCCAGACAAGCACCCTGATAATCCAAGAGCAG tgGAAGAGTTTCAGAAGTTGCAGGAAGCCAAGGAGGTTTTGTGCAATGAAAAGAGCAGAAGAAACTATGATGTATGGAAAAGAAGTGGAATTACCATACCATTCCATGGCTGGCTAGCCCTTGGCGACTCTGTCAAAACT TCAATGCATTGGGCTGTGAGGACCAAAAAGGAGCCCATGCTGGAGAGCTCTAAAGCAACATTCCCTAACAGTTCCCAAGACAGAGACTGTACTGACCACGAGTCACCAGAGATGCCTTCCCCAGATGCAGTGCCATCTTCaa GTGACTACTGCCATCGCCATTTTCGCTGGGCTTCCGACTCCCCATCCAGTCTTCTGCGGAAATTCAGAAATTATGAAATCTAA
- the dnajc12 gene encoding dnaJ homolog subfamily C member 12 isoform X2 has protein sequence MFRTEQIANEYRVRALACHPDKHPDNPRAVEEFQKLQEAKEVLCNEKSRRNYDVWKRSGITIPFHGWLALGDSVKTSMHWAVRTKKEPMLESSKATFPNSSQDRDCTDHESPEMPSPDAVPSSSDYCHRHFRWASDSPSSLLRKFRNYEI, from the exons atgtttcGT ACAGAACAGATTGCCAATGAATACAGAGTAAGGGCCTTGGCATGCCATCCAGACAAGCACCCTGATAATCCAAGAGCAG tgGAAGAGTTTCAGAAGTTGCAGGAAGCCAAGGAGGTTTTGTGCAATGAAAAGAGCAGAAGAAACTATGATGTATGGAAAAGAAGTGGAATTACCATACCATTCCATGGCTGGCTAGCCCTTGGCGACTCTGTCAAAACT TCAATGCATTGGGCTGTGAGGACCAAAAAGGAGCCCATGCTGGAGAGCTCTAAAGCAACATTCCCTAACAGTTCCCAAGACAGAGACTGTACTGACCACGAGTCACCAGAGATGCCTTCCCCAGATGCAGTGCCATCTTCaa GTGACTACTGCCATCGCCATTTTCGCTGGGCTTCCGACTCCCCATCCAGTCTTCTGCGGAAATTCAGAAATTATGAAATCTAA